In Zalophus californianus isolate mZalCal1 chromosome 17, mZalCal1.pri.v2, whole genome shotgun sequence, one DNA window encodes the following:
- the NQO1 gene encoding NAD(P)H dehydrogenase [quinone] 1, whose amino-acid sequence MARRVLIVLAHPEKTSFNYAMKEAAVEALKGKGWEVTVSDLYAMNFNPVISRKDITGPLKDPGTFQYPVESVLAYKEGRLSPDIVAEQKKLEAADLVIFQFPLQWFGVPAILKGWFERVLIGEFAYSYAAMYDKGPFRKKKTVLSITTGGSGSMYSLQGIHGDMNIVLWPIQSGTLHFCGFQVLEPQLTYSIGHTPTEARIQILEGWKKRLENIWDETPLYFAPSSLFDLNFQAGFLMKKEVQDEWKNKKFGLSVGHHLGKSIPTDNQIKARK is encoded by the exons ATgg CTAGAAGAGTACTGATCGTCCTGGCCCACCCAGAGAAGACATCCTTCAACTATGCCATGAAGGAGGCAGCGGTAGAGGCCTTGAAGGGGAAAGGATGGGAGGTCACCGTGTCGGACCTCTACGCCATGAACTTCAATCCTGTCATCTCCAGAAAGGACATCACAG GCCCACTGAAGGACCCTGGGACCTTCCAGTATCCCGTGGAGTCTGTGCTGGCTTATAAAGAAGGCCGCCTGAGCCCGGATATTGTGGCCGAACAAAAGAAGCTAGAAGCCGCAGACCTTGTGATTTTTCAG TTCCCGCTGCAGTGGTTTGGAGTCCCTGCCATCCTGAAAGGCTGGTTCGAGCGAGTGCTCATAGGGGAGTTTGCTTATTCGTATGCTGCCATGTATGACAAGGGACCTTTCCGG aagaagaagaCTGTGCTTTCCATCACCACTGGTGGCAGTGGCTCCATGTATTCCCTGCAGGGTATCCACGGAGACATGAATATCGTTCTCTGGCCAATTCAG AGCGGCACTCTGCATTTCTGTGGCTTCCAAGTCTTGGAACCTCAGCTGACATATAGCATTGGCCACACTCCCACGGAGGCCCGAATTCAGATActggaaggatggaagaaacGCCTGGAGAATATCTGGGATGAGACGCCACTGTATTTTGCTCCAAGTAGCCTCTTTGACTTAAACTTCCAGGCAGGATTCTTAATGAAAAAGGAAGTGCAGGATGAGTGGAAAAACAAGAAATTTGGCCTTTCTGTGGGCCATCATTTGGGCAAGTCCATCCCAACTGACAACCAGATCAAAGCCAGAAAATGA